From the genome of Fusarium oxysporum f. sp. lycopersici 4287 chromosome 3, whole genome shotgun sequence, one region includes:
- a CDS encoding hypothetical protein (At least one base has a quality score < 10), producing MSRESRLSMRRKIQSLILRYGVPVIWFTLNPNDITNPVKLRLAAYRTREPDAAEAFLKSLDMSYKRVRLAISDPMSSAIFFHREMTLFFEHYVKVGGESVFGRISHYYGAVETNERGALHIHGLLWLHGNSHLSSTVPDTEGEDQATCRDRIIQYIDSAFSEDLDQEAFCAVQAERSVTSDISSLLGNREQFSAAFDEEANFCAGATQIHTHSPTCVKYSLSKDKRAKKRGLCRFQAPWRLVEKTAFTADGVLHIRRRHSMVNRWNKAIAVGLRHNHDISFIATQRKTMALVYYITNYATKVEDPVWKRVVAAAELLPLVSAAGGTEDRGEDRGSNAAGDDGAGNRTRQFLMRVANRVFTERSLSQVEVVAHLVGYPTEFSNSNAWTFLNVSLLYWHVFRRWRHLRQESGTEVANDSVDESIVVEEAGERISYAEAYQHRGDVLRSLCLYDYVSLVRLKRVSKDEIPAAWGEVSFENEWGPGRGWLQVLRRPGKHASVCLDGYLSKDFDQDDEEPCYRRAAVQHLALFVPWESFLCRETDDINSIWARAREALPPRISCLVDNVQLLRRSAEDAKRDARQWAASSGDGELTATHAHQDRAGEASEEATSAYQSDSVGNATRLIDVVRGAVGAAQITAGSPELMGMMQQLCHFQQSALCSTVELQATITPEPGERRVSIRGNRFSGVVVPPQGQVKAIKSQQICASREKEKMIQGIQSTVAAHGTDRSAVVQSLLTGFGEEDIQMTAADLEGTAVHASPSMEVHFGASTSFLEAGKALVARFTLNKRQAIAFLILCRQLDLIHGGEKREKSDISQLCQFVGGEGGTGKSRVIEALVELFASKGISNRLLITATSGTAAARINGITIHSACGFSKDQAVGANLAKDLDGVRLPKQAERFVHGQSRMDWQDKAMLVIDEVSMLGARTLYAVNEQLCRLRGSQQDFGGIPIVLFCGDFHQFRPVQERSILLPSMVVSWDEDNSFKAEQRHQHDKAHALWKKFTTVVMLDEQVRAAGDPVLQRLLKRIRLGVQDRTDLELRNSRCYREDRRIPWETGITVVTPLNRNRWNLNMEATLAFQILQRSIMRIFISEHKWKDGLPTEEEAIMMLNQGDDSVIPVPAIFMFVPGIPVVVNHNTHQGLKLVNGASYTALEVILDETHPGHRISADMMIHFGPPAGIILESETTKDIHFAGMPSGTVLLTPMSVRIQCQRKRPWQRNDVSRKGLPCAAAFACTDYKVQGRTLERVALELRGTRTTNVDGRIVPSQCDPYSLYVQLSRCSSLDGIMLVSKVRERDLVGNCVPPEMTAAQARLEQLSNRTIREAMRWLDDDS from the exons ATGTCTAGGGAAAGCCGCTTGAGTATGCGGCGGAAGATACAGTCGCTAATCCTCCGCTATGGTGTACCGGTGATATGGTTCACGCTCAACCCGAACGATATTACAAACCCGGTGAAGCTGCGGCTTGCAGCATACCGCACCCGTGAACCTGATGCGGCCGAGGCTTTCTTGAAGAGCCTCGACATGTCGTACAAACGTGTGCGGCTGGCCATTTCGGACCCCATGAGCTCTGCCATCTTTTTCCACCGAGAGATGACGTTATTCTTCGAGCATTATGTAAAAGTGGGAGGGGAGTCAGTATTTGGGCGCATCAGCCATTATTATGGTGCCGTGGAGACCAACGAACGAGGAGCGCTTCACATCCACGGGTTGCTTTGGTTGCATGGGAACTCGCATTTGAGCTCGACGGTTCCCGATACCGAGGGCGAGGACCAAGCCACGTGCCGTGACCGTATCATCCAATACATAGATAGTGCCTTCTCCGAG GACCTGGACCAGGAAGCGTTTTGCGCCGTCCAAGCGGAGCGATCGGTAACATCGGACATCTCGTCCCTGCTGGGCAATAGGGAGCAGTTTTCGGCTGCATTTGATGAGGAAGCCAACTTTTGTGCCGGCGCAACACAGATCCATACTCACAGCCCAACTTGTGTCAAGTATTCCTTGAGCAAGGACAAAAGAGCAAAGAAGCGTGGCCTTTGTCGGTTTCAGGCGCCGTGGAGACTAGTCGAGAAGACTGCTTTTACGGCAGATGGCGTGTTGCATATCCGCAGGAGGCATAGCATGGTAAATCGGTGGAACAAGGCCATCGCCGTGGGGCTCCGCCATAATCACGATATCTCCTTCATAGCGACGCAGCGGAAGACCATGGCCCTCGTCTATTACATCACGAACTATGCGACCAAAGTAGAGGACCCGGTGTGGAAACGCGTGGTTGCCGCAGCAGAACTGCTGCCCCTCGTCTCAGCGGCCGGTGGAACGGAGGATCGTGGGGAGGATCGTGGAAGCAATGCCGCGGGTGACGACGGTGCTGGGAATAGGACGCGACAGTTCTTGATGAGGGTGGCGAACCGCGTGTTCACGGAGCGTTCTTTATCGCAGGTCGAGGTCGTTGCACATCTTGTGGGATACCCGACCGAGTTCAGTAATAGCAACGCCTGGACGTTCCTGAACGTCTCTCTGCTCTACTGGCATGTCTTCCGGCGATGGCGACACCTCCGGCAAGAGAGCGGGACCGAGGTTGCAAACGATTCCGTGGACGAGTCGATAGTTGTGGAAGAAGCAGGTGAAAGGATTAGCTATGCTGAGGCATACCAGCACCGGGGAGACGTTTTGCGAAGCCTATGCCTCTATGACTATGTTTCGCTCGTCAGACTCAAACGAGTCAGTAAAGATGAGATCCCTGCCGCTTGGGGAGAGGTGTCATTCGAGAACGAGTGGGGTCCTGGAAGAGGCTGGTTGCAGGTGCTGAGGCGGCCGGGAAAGCACGCCAGCGTCTGCCTTGATGGCTACCTGAGCAAGGATTTCGATCAGGATGACGAAGAGCCGTGCTATCGAAG AGCAGCGGTGCAGCACCTTGCGCTATTTGTGCCATGGGAGTCTTTTCTGTGCCGAGAAACGGACGACATCAACAGCATATGGGCGCGGGCACGAGAGGCGCTGCCTCCTAGAATATCATGCCTCGTTGATAATGTGCAACTGCTCCGACGATCGGCTGAAGACGCAAAACGCGACGCCCGGCAATGGGCAGCGTCATCTGGCGACGGTGAACTCACGGCCACACATGCCCACCAGGACAGGGCAGGCGAGGCGAGTGAAGAAGCCACATCGGCGTACCAGTCTGACAGCGTCGGAAATGCAACTCGTCTGATTGATGTTGTGAGGGGTGCAGTTGGTGCGGCCCAGATCACGGCGGGCTCGCCAGAGCTCATGGGAATGATGCAGCAGCTTTGTCACTTTCAGCAATCAGCATTATGCTCGACTGTTGAGCTCCAGGCCACCATAACACCCGAACCGGGGGAAAGACGGGTAAGCATACGAGGGAACCGATTTTCCGGGGTCGTAGTACCACCACAGGGCCaggtcaaggccatcaagtcGCAGCAGATCTGTGCGTCcagagagaaggagaaaatgaTCCAGGGTATACAAAGTACCGTCGCGGCCCACGGGACCGATCGCAGCGCAGTGGTGCAGAGTTTGCTCACCGGTTTTGGAGAGGAGGATATCCAAATGACGGCGGCGGATTTGGAAGGGACGGCAGTCCATGCAAGTCCGAGCATGGAAGTCCACTTTGGTGCATCGACGTCTTTCCTCGAGGCGGGAAAGGCTCTGGTAGCGCGGTTTACACTGAATAAGAGGCAGGCGATCGCTTTCCTTATATTATGCCGCCAACTCGACCTGATCCATGGTGGGGAGAAAAGGGAGAAAAGTGATATCAGTCAGCTCTGCCAGTTCGTCGGCGGAGAGGGCGGAACCGGCAAGTCGAGAGTCATTGAGGCGCTAGTCGAGCTCTTTGCATCAAAGGGCATTTCGAACCGCCTGTTGATCACGGCGACGTCAGGGACTGCCGCAGCGCGGATCAACGGCATCACAATTCACTCAGCCTGCGGGTTCTCCAAGGACCAAGCGGTGGGCGCGAACTTGGCCAAAGATCTCGACGGCGTGCGATTGCCGAAACAGGCGGAGCGATTCGTCCATGGACAGTCGCGAATGGACTGGCAGGACAAGGCAATGTTGGTCATCGATGAGGTGAGCATGCTCGGAGCTCGGACGCTGTACGCCGTGAATGAGCAGCTCTGCAGGCTGCGCGGATCGCAGCAGGATTTTGGGGGCATACCCATCGTTCTCTTCTGCGGAGACTTCCATCAGTTTCGTCCTGTACAGGAAAGGTCGATCCTTCTTCCCAGTATGGTCGTCTCATGGGACGAAGACAACTCGTTCAAGGCCGAGCAACGGCACCAGCATGACAAGGCGCACGCGCTGTGGAAGAAGTTCACGACGGTTGTCATGCTGGATGAACAAGTGCGTGCGGCAGGAGATCCGGTTTTGCAGAGACTGCTGAAGCGGATCCGACTGGGTGTGCAGGATCGCACGGATTTAGAACTGCGCAACTCAAGGTGCTACCGGGAGGATAGGCGGATCCCATGGGAGACGGGCATCACCGTGGTGACACCACTGAATAGGAACCGGTGGAACCTAAATATGGAGGCAACCTTGGCGTTCCAGATCCTGCAGCGGTCAATAATGCGAATCTTCATCTCCGAGCACAAATGGAAGGATGGCCTGCCGACGgaggaagaagccatcatgaTGCTAAACCAGGGCGACGATAGCGTGATACCGGTACCAGCCATCTTCATGTTCGTGCCGGGGATTCCTGTCGTTGTGAACCACAACACCCACCAAGGGCTGAAGTTGGTCAACGGTGCCAGCTACACTGCTCTGGAGGTCATCCTCGACGAGACCCACCCGGGCCATCGGATCTCGGCCGACATGATGATCCACTTCGGGCCGCCAGCGGGGATAATCCTAGAGTCAGAGACAACAAAGGATATCCACTTCGCCGGGATGCCGTCCGGCACGGTTCTCTTGACGCCCATGAGCGTTAGAATCCAATGCCAGCGAAAGAGGCCGTGGCAGCGCAACGACGTCAGCCGGAAGGGTTTGCCGTGCGCGGCGGCTTTTGCGTGCACAGACTACAAGGTGCAGGGCAGGACGCTCGAGCGCGTAGCACTGGAGTTGCGCgggacgaggacgacgaaTGTCGACGGACGCATCGTCCCCTCGCAGTGCGACCCGTACAGCCTGTATGTGCAGCTGTCGCGATGCTCGTCGCTGGATGGCATTATGCTCGTGTCTAAGGTACGGGAGAGAGACTTGGTGGGCAACTGCGTCCCCCCGGAGATGACTGCCGCGCAGGCGAGACTGGAGCAACTGAGCAATAGGACCATTCGGGAGGCTATGCGCTGGTTGGACGACGATTCCTAA
- a CDS encoding hypothetical protein (At least one base has a quality score < 10) has product MGILPSQTASSDYLVILSHTPTNARSRNWVVQFSTFITLLVIWELLSVYPPPVTFDVLEMTSTTFWCRGDSVALVPPPPGITPNFVDPPTRTPFVISSSIGCLAVSSCFMLIRIYTFVAIIKTRDSADYMLVIAWAFAAIYSSMTCTMVKYGFGRHAWDIPFSTFNNNFMKVGAITGTFYGMSIMLTKLSILAFYLRFVIASAKLRGVIYATIVLTILYSLIASFVWVYACQPLEKYWDLTITDGSCINFLKVTIFSGVMNTATDAIILLLPIAILRGLRLQKRQKLGVMMIMMTGGFVLGISVVRLKVTVDSLSYQDLTWDSVPGTAWWTVEVHLALVCACLASLKPFLGRFLPKVIGSSYGTSDSNSGGIQPTLYLTSNPGLPWSRDGDEIPL; this is encoded by the exons ATGGGCATTCTGCCTAGCCAGACCGCCTCTAGCGACTATCTTGTAATACTTAGCCATACCCCAACCAACGCAAGGAGCCGCAATTGGGTCGTCCAGTTTTCTACATTTATTACCTTGCTCGTTATTTGGGAGTTGTTGAGTGTCTATCCTCCTCCTGTCACATTCGACGTCTTAGAAATGACTTCTACTACATTTTGGTGCCGGGGGGATTCCGTGGCCCTCGTGCCACCTCCTCCTGGCATAACACCGAACTTCGTCGACCCGCCGACCCGAACTCCTTTTGTCATCAGCTCTTCCATTGGGTGTTTGGCTGTCTCATCCTGTTTCATGTTAATCCGTATCTATACCTTCGTCGCAATTATAAAGACACGGGACTCGGCTGACT ATATGTTGGTTATTGCATGG GCCTTTGCAGCAATATACTCGTCGATGACGTGTACTA TGGTAAAGTATGGCTTCGGACGCCACGCATGGGATATCCCGTTCTCAACTTTCAACAACAACTTTATGAAA GTTGGAGCCATTACCGGTACATTCTACGGAATGTCCATCATGTTAACGAAGCTTTCCATCTTGGCCTTCTATCTCAGATTCGTCATAGCATCAGCAAAGCTCAGGGGCGTCATTTATGCCACAATAGTGCTTACCATACTATACAGTCTTATCGCCTCATTTGTATGGGTTTATGCATGTCAACCTCTTGAGAAATACTGGGACCTCACTATCACGGACGGATCCTGTATCAACTTCTTGAAGGTTACCATTTTCAGTGGAGTGATGAATACAGCCACCGATGCGATCATTCTGTTGCTCCCGATTGCGATTCTACGGGGCTTGCGCCTACAAAAAAGACAAAAGCTTGGCGTGATGATGATTATGATGACGGGTGGTTT TGTCTTGGGTATCAGCGTTGTGAGACTGAAAGTGACAGTAGACTCACTTTCATACCAGGATTTGACATGGGATAGTGTCCCAGGAACAGCATGGTG GACGGTTGAGGTACACTTGGCTTTGGTATGCGCATGCCTTGCATCCCTCAAGCCTTTTCTCGGAAGATTTCTACCAAAAGTAATTGGAAGCAGCTATGGTACCTCTGACAGCAACAGCGGAGGAATACAGCCGACACTTTACCTGACTTCGAACCCTGGTCTGCCTTGGTCACGGGATGGGGACGAGATACCGCTTTGA
- a CDS encoding hypothetical protein (At least one base has a quality score < 10): MGILPSQTASSDYLVILSHTPTNARSRNWVVQFSTFITLLVIWELLSVYPPPVTFDVLEMTSTTFWCRGDSVALVPPPPGITPNFVDPPTRTPFVISSSIGCLAVSSCFMLIRIYTFVAIIKTRDSADYMLVIAWAFAAIYSSMTCTMVKYGFGRHAWDIPFSTFNNNFMKVGAITGTFYGMSIMLTKLSILAFYLRFVIASAKLRGVIYATIVLTILYSLIASFVWVYACQPLEKYWDLTITDGSCINFLKVTIFSGVMNTATDAIILLLPIAILRGLRLQKRQKLGVMMIMMTGGFVLGISVVRLKVTVDSLSYQDLTWDSVPGTAWWSAFPIAICL, encoded by the exons ATGGGCATTCTGCCTAGCCAGACCGCCTCTAGCGACTATCTTGTAATACTTAGCCATACCCCAACCAACGCAAGGAGCCGCAATTGGGTCGTCCAGTTTTCTACATTTATTACCTTGCTCGTTATTTGGGAGTTGTTGAGTGTCTATCCTCCTCCTGTCACATTCGACGTCTTAGAAATGACTTCTACTACATTTTGGTGCCGGGGGGATTCCGTGGCCCTCGTGCCACCTCCTCCTGGCATAACACCGAACTTCGTCGACCCGCCGACCCGAACTCCTTTTGTCATCAGCTCTTCCATTGGGTGTTTGGCTGTCTCATCCTGTTTCATGTTAATCCGTATCTATACCTTCGTCGCAATTATAAAGACACGGGACTCGGCTGACT ATATGTTGGTTATTGCATGG GCCTTTGCAGCAATATACTCGTCGATGACGTGTACTA TGGTAAAGTATGGCTTCGGACGCCACGCATGGGATATCCCGTTCTCAACTTTCAACAACAACTTTATGAAA GTTGGAGCCATTACCGGTACATTCTACGGAATGTCCATCATGTTAACGAAGCTTTCCATCTTGGCCTTCTATCTCAGATTCGTCATAGCATCAGCAAAGCTCAGGGGCGTCATTTATGCCACAATAGTGCTTACCATACTATACAGTCTTATCGCCTCATTTGTATGGGTTTATGCATGTCAACCTCTTGAGAAATACTGGGACCTCACTATCACGGACGGATCCTGTATCAACTTCTTGAAGGTTACCATTTTCAGTGGAGTGATGAATACAGCCACCGATGCGATCATTCTGTTGCTCCCGATTGCGATTCTACGGGGCTTGCGCCTACAAAAAAGACAAAAGCTTGGCGTGATGATGATTATGATGACGGGTGGTTT TGTCTTGGGTATCAGCGTTGTGAGACTGAAAGTGACAGTAGACTCACTTTCATACCAGGATTTGACATGGGATAGTGTCCCAGGAACAGCATGGTGGTCAGCATTCCCTATTGCTATATGCTTGTGA